The Balearica regulorum gibbericeps isolate bBalReg1 chromosome 32, bBalReg1.pri, whole genome shotgun sequence genome segment GAAAGCGGCTTCGCGAGCTCCGGTGCACAACAGCCAGATGGCCTTGGGGTgacagggcggggggggacacaacacagaataaaaaagagaCATCAGGGACATGGGGACAAGGCGGGTGGCAGCTCCCCGGGGTTTGGGGATGAACAGAGAGGGTACCTGGTTGACGCGGCGCAATGGGGACACGTCCACGGCCTGTCTACGGACGGTGCCGGCGCGGCCGATGCGGGTCGAGTCCTCGCGGGGTCCGGAATTAATGATGGCGTTAACCAGGACTTGCAGGGGGTTCTGCCAGGGCACAGGCCGGGAAGAGAGAAtcagccccccccagcacccaaaaaaaaacctcctcagCACCCAAaccctgcccccagcaccctcctcaCCTCCCCGGTGAGCAGATGGATGATCTCGAAGGCGTGCTTAACAATGCGCACGGTCATTAATTTCTTGCCGTTGTTCCGGCCGTGCATCATCATGGAATTAGTGAGTCGCTCGACGATGGGACATTGGGCTTTACGAAAACGCTTGGCCGCGTAGCGCCCGGCGCTGTGGGGCAGGTACTTGGCGTATTTTTCCTTCACGGCGATGTAATCCTGGTGGGACATGACGTCAGATACTCCTCCCGTTGATGGGAGGGATGCAGGAACCCCCATTACACCCCCTCCTTGTCatctcccccccaaaaaaataccTGGAGGGAGATGTCGTTGATCTGCACATCATCGGTGCTCCATTTGCCAAAGAGTTTGATGTCGGGGGTCTCGGTGACGGCGGGGGCCGTCTCCCAGTCGGTCATGCTACAGAGATGACGAAATGAGCATCAGGAAAGACCTCTGCACCCCCACAAACCTCATAATTGGGGGTGTCTAAATCAAACCcctttaattaaaaggaaaaaataagtgcCTCTAAGTCCCAGTGAGGTTAAATGCCCTTCCAGTATAAACTGGGAAGGCTATGGGAAGACTTCACAGGGCAGGGGGTACCCCAAGACTTTTCATGGGGTATTAGGTACCATGCACGCACACCCAGACACTCTACACCCTGTGTGGGGTGTCCTTCAACCTCCCAGAAGTGACAAGGTGGCCCAGGGGTGTCCCCAAGCCCTTGAGGGTGGATGTGACAACAGGGGTGTCCCCCCAGGTTGGGTGCTTGTGACTCTGTGAGGGTCATCTCCCTCCAAGACAGGACAGTGGGCATCAGGGTGTAACATACAGGTGTGGAGCAAACCTGGTGTGTCACGGGGCTGTGTGACACCCGCAGAGGGGTGTCCCCGTCAATGAGGGACCCCCCAGGGGTTTCATGTTTGTGGGTGTTACGGTGTACTGAGGAACAGGGTCGGTGCTGGGACAATCATACGGTCCCAGTGAGCACAAAGATCAGCTAcggagggggcagggggaaaccATGACCCCCCAGGGGCACCCCAATCTCCCTCCAgacctcccccacccccaactcCTATCTCAGCCCCCTCCCCCATCTCATGGCTCCCCACACAGGTCTCAGCCCCCCAACTCCTACCTCAGTTacacccccccccgggcctGAGCCCCCCAAATCCCACCTCAGGACCCCCCACACTCCCACCTCATAGCTCCCCATACAGGTCTGAGCCTCCACTCCTACCTCAGCCCCCCCTCGGGCCTGAGCCCCTCAATCCCCACCTCAGGGCCCCCCAACTCCTACTTCAGCCCGCCCCCCCTCAGGCctaagcccccccccccccccccccacctcagcccccccacacacacaccgcCGGGCCCCGGCCCCAGGAGCCCTCATACACCACACAgaccccccaggaccccccccccccagcccctcccgaGCCCCAGACCCCGCTCCAGGCCCGGGGAACCCCAGGACGCGCCGCACTCACATGGCGGCGGCAGCGGGTCCGGCGAAGAAAAAGGGCCCCGATGGGGTTTCCCGGCCTCTTATGCAGGGGCTGGAGTGCACTTCCGATCACGCATGCTCAAAGCCCCAGCGCGACCCCACACTTCCGCCCGTTCTGCCCTCACTGCGCCTTCTGGTGAGCCTCTTTGCGCATGCGCTTATGGAAGGGCCCGCCCCCCAGCCACAGCGCGGGCGCAGAGGGCGCCGGTGAAGCCGGAGCGGCTATGTCAGTTGAGGGCGCCTTCCCAAACGTTGCCTCGGGGGGGACAGAGACACGCGTGGGGGAGGAAAGCGGGGTCAGGGGGCTTTAAGGGGGACACGGGGGAGGGGGAAACAACGGGGAGAGAGAACTCCCGTCCCCCAGAAAACTTTACAGTAACACAAACCCCTAGCGGACCAATGGGGCTGCGAGGAGCTCGTGGCGTCACGGGTCGCTAGGTGGAACGcgggggaag includes the following:
- the RPS5 gene encoding small ribosomal subunit protein uS7; this encodes MTDWETAPAVTETPDIKLFGKWSTDDVQINDISLQDYIAVKEKYAKYLPHSAGRYAAKRFRKAQCPIVERLTNSMMMHGRNNGKKLMTVRIVKHAFEIIHLLTGENPLQVLVNAIINSGPREDSTRIGRAGTVRRQAVDVSPLRRVNQAIWLLCTGAREAAFRNIKTIAECLADELINAAKGSSNSYAIKKKDELERVAKSNR